The following is a genomic window from Candidatus Dormiibacterota bacterium.
ATGGCCGGCGTTCCGTCGGTCGTCTACGGTTTGTGGGGTATGGTCGTCTTGGTGCCGCTGATCGCTCGCCTTCCCGGCGCCGGTAGCGGTAACGGACTTCTGGCGGCGACGATCATCCTAGCACTGATGGTCACACCGATCATGGTCGCAACGATTCGCGACGTGGTGCTGGCGCAGTCGGCGACGATCTTCGAAGCGAGCATGGCGCTGGGCGGAACCAGTTGGCAAGCGGTAACGCGAGCGGTGCTTCCCAGCGTGCGCGGCGGCGTCGTCGCATCCGTGTTGCTCGCATTCGGCCGTGCGCTTGGCGAAACGATGGCCGTCTTGATGGTGTGCGGCTCGGCGATCAACTCGCTGCCGCAGAACATCTATCAACCCGTCAATACGATCGCCGCCGTCATCGTCTCGCAACTGGAGTCGGCGCTCACGGATTCGAGCGGCATGGCCCAGCGGTCGCTGGCCGAGCTCGCCGTGGTGCTCTTTCTCATCACGCTCGCCGTCAACATCATCGCCCGCGTGGCGCTGCACGGCGCCGATCGATCGGAGGGGCAGTGATCTGGCGTTCGGCGTTCAATCGTCTGTGGTGGACGATCAGCATCCTCTGTCTGCTCGCGGCAATCGCGATTCTCTTTATCGTCTTTGCGTTTGTCGCGATCCGCGGTTTCCCGGCGCTCCATCCGGAGATTTTTTACACGGTAACCTCCGGCATCGCGGGCGGGCTTGCGAACGCGATCGCGGGTACGTTCTTGCTCGTGAGCGTCGGCTTGCTCATCGTGACCGTCGTCGGATTGGGTACGGCGATTTGGATCGTGGAGTTTGCGCCGCCCTGGGGCAAGAGCACCGTGCGCTTTGCGATCGATATTCTTTCGGGCGTTCCGTCGATCGTGGTTGGATATTTTCTGTACGTCGCACTCGTCGAAGCGCTCGGATGGGGCTTTTCGCTGATGGCGGGTGCGCTCGCGCTGGCCATCTTCATGTTGCCCTACGTCGTTCGTTCGGCCGATATCGCGCTCTCGAAGGTGCCGCCCGCCATACGGGAGGGGGCATTCGCGTTGGGAGCTCGCCCGGCCATGGTGGTGTTCACGATTGCCTTCCCATGGGCCGCGCCGGGCATTCTTACCGGCTTATTGGTCGCGACGGGCATCGGCGTGGGCGAAACGGCGCCGCTCATCTACACCGCCGGCT
Proteins encoded in this region:
- the pstA gene encoding phosphate ABC transporter permease PstA, whose protein sequence is MIWRSAFNRLWWTISILCLLAAIAILFIVFAFVAIRGFPALHPEIFYTVTSGIAGGLANAIAGTFLLVSVGLLIVTVVGLGTAIWIVEFAPPWGKSTVRFAIDILSGVPSIVVGYFLYVALVEALGWGFSLMAGALALAIFMLPYVVRSADIALSKVPPAIREGAFALGARPAMVVFTIAFPWAAPGILTGLLVATGIGVGETAPLIYTAGWSNYMPTLAPTHSPVGYLTYVVWTYISQPFAKSHELAYAAALLLMIFIFTTNLLARSFLEYSLSSRGRR
- the pstC gene encoding phosphate ABC transporter permease subunit PstC, yielding MIQRPSRLQRPNAQFALSGLTGIAALTSVLIIVLMLVFLAIYAYPAIRFNGLGFFSGTIWNIGNQYGSGSVTRNGFSAEPGAVFGAVVFIFGSVATSSLAMIIAVPFSIMVAMALVYRVHPRIRPIANALVELMAGVPSVVYGLWGMVVLVPLIARLPGAGSGNGLLAATIILALMVTPIMVATIRDVVLAQSATIFEASMALGGTSWQAVTRAVLPSVRGGVVASVLLAFGRALGETMAVLMVCGSAINSLPQNIYQPVNTIAAVIVSQLESALTDSSGMAQRSLAELAVVLFLITLAVNIIARVALHGADRSEGQ